One part of the Neodiprion virginianus isolate iyNeoVirg1 chromosome 3, iyNeoVirg1.1, whole genome shotgun sequence genome encodes these proteins:
- the LOC124299596 gene encoding uncharacterized protein LOC124299596, with protein MADDDQSTRTVQKAVERAVTGVVALVTTMLDIWIINNSKADIPKARKHPIILPSRHYITIIKKLIIKKGHVRLQQCGSENLLCSLRSKYWILSGRREARKVKSSYFQCFRSKPKIPEVMMGDRPSERVHRYLRPFTTTGVDYVRPLQVRENRRRGRVHSSKARIAVFTYFAIKAIHLELLTELTTEAFLAGPRRFVARRDICSKIISDNGTNFVGAAQQLKKVFEFLKNENNVISKHLSRQKTDWKFIPPKTPHFGGLWRTAVKATKRYLKTVTKGMVPTFKEYYTLLVEIESISSF; from the exons ATGGCCGACGACGATCAGTCAACAAGGACGGTACAAAAGGCGGTCGAGCGTGCCGTTACAGGCGTTGTGGCGTTAGTCACAACAATGCTGGATATATGGATAATAAACAAT TCAAAGGCCGATATTCCGAAAGCTCGAAAACATCCGATAATATTGCCATCTCGACACTACATAACGATCATTAAGAAGCTGATCATTAAGAAAGGACACGTCCGGCTGCAGCAGTGTGGTTCGGAGAACTTATTGTGTTCGCTACGATCCAAATACTGGATATTGAGTGGTAGAAGAGAAGCAAGGAAGGTCAAGAGTAGTTACTTTCAATGCTTCCGAAGTAAACCAAAGATTCCAGAAGTCATGATGGGAGATCGACCGAGCGAGCGTGTTCATAGATACCTAAGACCGTTCACTACGACAGGCGTAGATTATGTAAGGCCACTGCAAGTACGAGAAAATCGTCGACGTGGTAGAGTTCACTCTTCAAAGGCGAGGATCGCTGTGTTCACCTATTTCGCTATAAAGGCAATTCATTTGGAACTCCTCACAGAGTTAACGACAGAAGCGTTTTTGGCAGGTCCACGGAGGTTTGTTGCTCGCAGAGACATTTGCTCGAAAATTATCTCCGACAACGGTACTAATTTTGTTGGAGCAGCGcaacaattgaaaaaagtattcgagtttttgaaaaacgaaaacaatgTGATATCAAAGCATCTCTCTCGACAAAAAACTGACTGGAAGTTCATTCCACCCAAAACACCGCATTTTGGTGGTTTGTGGAGGACGGCCGTCAAAGCGACAAAACGATATTTAAAGACGGTTACGAAGGGCATGGTTCCCACGTTCAAGGAATATTACACTCTCTTAGTCGAAATTGAATCAATCTCTAGCTTCTGA